One part of the Ailuropoda melanoleuca isolate Jingjing chromosome 6, ASM200744v2, whole genome shotgun sequence genome encodes these proteins:
- the UTF1 gene encoding undifferentiated embryonic cell transcription factor 1, with the protein MTSAVDVPPPPATRDPDADPAWTLRFSPTPPKSADAPRAPGSPTALSTVAPASGRPEDHAPFRAPASPPPPALDPAREGPDSPPSRPEDRAPPQSAPPSLNAALLQTLGHLGDIVAILGPLRDQLLTLNQHVEQLRGSFDQTVSLAVGFILGSAAAERGVLADPLRE; encoded by the exons ATGACGTCAGCTGTAG ACGTCCCGCCGCCGCCGGCCACCCGCGACCCCGACGCAGACCCGGCCTGGACGCTCAGGTTCAGCCCTACCCCGCCTAAGTCTGCGGACGCCCCCCGAGCTCCCGGCTCCCCGACGGCGCTTTCCACGGTCGCCCCCGCATCGGGCCGCCCGGAGGACCACGCGCCTTTCCGCGCCCCGGCATCCCCGCCTCCACCGGCCCTAGACCCCGCCCGGGAGGGCCCCGACTCCCCTCCCAGCCGCCCCGAGGACCGCGCGCCCCCGCAGTCCGCGCCCCCGTCGCTGAACGCCGCCCTTCTGCagaccctggggcacctgggcgacATCGTGGCCATCCTGGGCCCGCTGCGTGACCAGCTGCTGACCCTGAACCAGCACGTAGAGCAGCTGCGCGGCTCCTTTGACCAGACCGTGTCCCTGGCCGTGGGCTTCATCTTAGGCAGCGCCGCCGCCGAGCGAGGCGTCCTGGCTGACCCGCTGCGAGAGTGA
- the VENTX gene encoding homeobox protein VENTX has translation MSPSSTLLSGREPSSFGSVDWLSQSSHVGPSHTSRPAEVSWRSASAPARVSSSRELPQTVGMENSSDVSSPGTTTAGWSKEAETLRAPRVRTAFTAEQVSTLESAFQHHRYLGPLERRTLAREMRLSEAQIKTWFQNRRMKHKRQLQDSQLSSPFPGALYPQVALCPPPSALRSGLQLLCPCASLPGPRALGQPRGSFWDLCQLEQTSVALAWASCSRQPLLCCLPDPGGQAHMPGPALSRGPWDLCALPQTGDAF, from the exons ATGTCCCCCTCCTCTACCCTGCTCAGTGGCCGCGAGCCATCCAGCTTCGGCTCGGTGGACTGGCTTTCCCAGAGCAGCCACGTGGGGCCGTCACACACCTCCAGGCCCGCTGAAGTCTCTTGGAGGAGCgcctctgccccagccagggTGTCCAGCAGCAGGGAGCTCCCTCAGACTGTGGGCATGGAGAATTCCTCAGATGTGTCTTCGCCAGGCACGACCACGGCCG GGTGGAGCAAGGAGGCAGAGACCCTGCGGGCTCCTCGAGTGCGCACGGCCTTCACCGCGGAGCAGGTCAGCACCCTGGAGAGCGCCTTCCAGCACCACCGCTACCTGGGCCCCCTGGAGCGCCGGACGCTGGCCCGGGAGATGCGGCTCTCTGAGGCGCAG ATAAAAACCTGGTTTCAGAATCGCCGAATGAAACACAAACGCCAACTGcaggactcccagctgagcagccccttccctggagcGCTCTACCCACAGGTGGcactctgcccacctccctctgccctgcgCAGCGGCCTGCAGCTGCTGTGCCCTTGCGCATCCCTACCTGGGCCTCGAGCTCTGGGACAGCCCCGTGGCTCCTTTTGGGATCTCTGCCAACTAGAACAAACGTCCGTGGCCTTGGCGTGGGCCTCGTGCAGCAGGCAGCCTCTCTTGTGCTGCCTCCCGGACCCCGGGGGCCAGGCACACATGCCGGGCCCAGCCTTGTCCAGGGGACCCTGGGACCTGTGTGCCCTGCCCCAGACCGGGGATGCCTTTTGA